One Candidatus Methylomirabilota bacterium DNA segment encodes these proteins:
- a CDS encoding ABC transporter substrate-binding protein, translated as MTVLGGMAAACPLEARAQPRATPVIGFLSTRSAQEADYVTTPFRQGLKESGYAEGQNVAIEFRWADFHYDRLPGLAADLVKRRVAVIAAVGGIHSGLAAKAATSTIPIVVVSAGDPVAFGLVPSLSRHGTNVTGVSMITVALAPKRLQLLRELVPTAAVIGMLANPTSPYFEPETRDVLDAARVLGLQVHILKANTERDLDAAFATLVRRRAAGLLVSGDPFFDSQREKLVALAARRAVPAIYQWREFVALGGLASYGSSITNAYREAGTYTGRILKGEKPADLPIVQPTKLELVLNLKTAKALGLTIPASLRVRADEVIE; from the coding sequence ATGACGGTGCTCGGCGGAATGGCTGCTGCGTGCCCGCTCGAGGCTCGCGCGCAGCCGCGCGCCACCCCAGTGATCGGATTCCTCAGCACCAGGTCAGCTCAGGAGGCTGACTATGTCACCACGCCCTTTCGCCAAGGTCTGAAAGAGTCCGGCTATGCCGAAGGCCAGAACGTGGCGATCGAGTTCCGCTGGGCAGATTTTCATTACGATCGACTGCCAGGTCTCGCAGCCGATCTCGTCAAGCGCCGCGTGGCCGTGATCGCAGCGGTTGGTGGCATTCACTCAGGACTGGCGGCAAAGGCGGCGACATCAACAATCCCTATTGTCGTCGTCAGCGCCGGCGATCCGGTTGCGTTTGGTCTCGTTCCCAGTCTGAGCCGGCATGGCACCAACGTGACAGGCGTAAGTATGATCACGGTCGCGCTCGCGCCGAAGCGACTGCAGCTGCTTCGCGAGTTAGTGCCCACAGCCGCTGTCATCGGGATGCTCGCAAATCCGACGAGCCCTTACTTTGAGCCCGAAACGAGAGACGTCCTCGATGCAGCACGCGTACTTGGACTGCAAGTCCATATCCTAAAGGCCAACACAGAGCGCGACCTCGACGCGGCCTTCGCGACGCTTGTCCGACGGCGGGCAGCCGGGCTCCTCGTAAGCGGCGATCCGTTCTTTGACAGCCAACGCGAAAAGCTCGTGGCGCTGGCAGCACGGCGTGCGGTTCCCGCGATCTACCAATGGCGTGAGTTCGTCGCACTTGGCGGCCTGGCGAGCTACGGGAGCAGTATTACCAACGCGTACCGTGAGGCAGGCACCTACACGGGCCGGATTCTCAAAGGTGAGAAGCCGGCGGACCTCCCGATCGTGCAGCCGACTAAGCTCGAGTTAGTTCTGAACCTCAAGACCGCGAAAGCGCTTGGGCTGACGATCCCGGCGTCGCTGCGGGTGCGGGCAGACGAGGTCATCGAGTGA
- a CDS encoding nuclear transport factor 2 family protein encodes MSIAAELLQRHIQTLVDDHQQWQRLIADNILWELAYAPAIGHPAKLSGRDEVLHHVRWFLRAVENFRFIDPKVYAFTDPQAAVAQVKAEALIKPTGRIYRQEYVVFLRAAGDKITYLREYFDPTRAAKSMDATILDLEPWF; translated from the coding sequence ATGAGTATCGCAGCTGAGCTCTTGCAACGACACATTCAGACACTGGTCGACGATCACCAGCAGTGGCAAAGGCTGATCGCCGACAACATTTTGTGGGAACTAGCTTACGCACCCGCCATCGGCCATCCGGCAAAGCTCTCGGGCCGCGACGAGGTGCTTCATCACGTTAGATGGTTCCTGAGAGCGGTCGAAAACTTTCGCTTCATCGATCCAAAGGTCTACGCGTTTACAGACCCGCAAGCCGCCGTGGCACAAGTCAAGGCCGAAGCTTTGATCAAGCCCACCGGCCGCATCTACCGTCAAGAGTACGTCGTGTTCCTGCGTGCCGCTGGCGATAAGATCACATACCTCCGGGAATATTTTGACCCAACGCGGGCGGCCAAATCGATGGATGCAACGATTCTCGATCTTGAACCGTGGTTCTAA
- a CDS encoding ABC transporter substrate-binding protein — protein MKRIKMNPFWRWPVSIALLWLLPGAQAISAQTKVSIANLIVSSSHLPLWIAHEQGLFARQGIDVELLIVEGVDASRRIAGDIPFGVIGIPAAISAASEGRDLKVLVTLDAPRVTGHLVAGRDIKTADALRGKRLGVNRLGTDAWIHSILALDHLGLDPQRDGISFVEIGNVPQLVQALEAGGIDAVVIDPGQSAQLRGKGFSLLLDMYPANISGVQSALVVAGAYSRQHPDVVEKVVAGLVEGIGFSLAPRNEEIVRKTLMARMKISAPAAAESGYRNFLSRANRKPYASITAMRNMQRVMALNDPKVLSVKIEDLADDRFVRKLDESGAIDRLYESYGVK, from the coding sequence ATGAAACGGATAAAGATGAATCCGTTTTGGCGCTGGCCTGTTTCCATTGCTCTTCTTTGGCTTCTCCCCGGTGCCCAGGCCATCTCTGCGCAGACGAAGGTCTCGATCGCCAATCTCATCGTGAGCTCGAGCCACCTCCCGCTCTGGATCGCGCACGAGCAGGGACTCTTCGCGAGGCAGGGGATCGACGTGGAGCTTCTCATTGTGGAGGGCGTGGACGCTTCCCGCCGGATCGCAGGGGACATTCCCTTTGGCGTCATTGGCATCCCCGCGGCGATATCCGCGGCGTCCGAGGGACGAGATCTGAAGGTGCTGGTTACGCTGGATGCCCCTCGCGTGACCGGCCACCTGGTGGCCGGGCGTGACATCAAGACGGCGGATGCCCTTCGCGGAAAGCGGCTGGGCGTCAACCGGCTAGGCACGGACGCCTGGATCCACTCGATCCTGGCCCTGGACCACCTCGGACTGGATCCTCAGCGGGACGGAATCAGCTTCGTCGAGATCGGGAACGTGCCGCAGCTCGTGCAAGCGCTCGAGGCCGGGGGAATCGACGCGGTGGTGATCGATCCCGGTCAGAGCGCCCAGCTGAGGGGCAAAGGCTTCTCGCTGCTCCTGGACATGTACCCGGCAAATATCTCGGGTGTGCAAAGCGCGCTGGTCGTCGCCGGCGCGTACTCTCGTCAACACCCGGACGTGGTCGAGAAGGTCGTGGCCGGGCTGGTCGAGGGCATCGGCTTCAGCCTTGCGCCACGGAATGAAGAGATCGTTCGGAAGACGCTGATGGCCCGCATGAAGATCTCGGCGCCCGCCGCGGCCGAGAGCGGGTACCGAAACTTCCTGTCGCGGGCGAACCGCAAGCCATACGCCTCGATCACCGCGATGCGGAACATGCAGCGGGTGATGGCGCTCAACGACCCCAAGGTGCTCAGCGTGAAGATCGAGGACCTCGCCGACGATCGCTTCGTGCGCAAGCTCGATGAGAGCGGTGCCATCGATCGTCTCTACGAGAGCTACGGAGTCAAGTAG